The following coding sequences are from one Neurospora crassa OR74A linkage group I, whole genome shotgun sequence window:
- the adv-1 gene encoding transcriptional regulatory protein Pro-1, whose translation MSTQSPNHHEDITKTSSVNMTTTTTTTKTKAAAKAGTNAAPKQKTQMHRRSRTGCYTCRLRRKKCDEGSPMCTACKHLGLCCEYKRPMWWSNNDARRKQKDEIKMIIKRKKLSEKSSHTIQTSINTPPGLSHSLPTSATFSDPLDRNRSASIDSHFGFNFNSPQHGQDFAAFATPQIHVNGEYMFPPFSPYEIDMKTERQIFINDIPTLRESTVSTFSTYQTPPPPGTILPSFPLEGEWTEQVFSERRESLTEETFNANFFDFACDPAMASSQVAIELDDGDQKLLDHFVQHVLPTIFPILESNQHGSISSELVLPSLANNKGYLHCCLSIAAQHFKSTMGIQNEEIDNDIMRHRYATITWLCEALNRDENHQPILDATLGLIFFQCIVGRPEDTLPDIPWHQHFQAVVSLVQKLDLAGLVSDITKPLAHTPFNMTLTSWIDILGATMLGSSPLFAHTYRNKHLSINNHSLGLRELMGCEDRVMYLISEIACLESLKNQGMDDITLCQHVRGLGDEISNTEVNEGTLVEPYNANGTLSPKQLSKNITAAFRLAARIYLCSLVPGFYPAQPSCMGLVEKLTAVLQLIPSGVNGYDRSLTWVYLIGGSVSVPGSSFRDFFENRVAQLGDVANSGSFGRMTVLLREVWLQYEAILAAAEAAAGTSSLSSETPQQQQQVNAHYVRWREVMQIKGWDYLLI comes from the exons ATGTCGACACAGTCCCCCAACCACCACGAAGACATCACGAAGACATCCTCAGTCAACATGacgaccacaacaacaacaaccaagacCAAGGCGGCCGCAAAGGCAGGCACCAATGCCGCGCCCAAGCAAAAGACACAGATGCATCGCCGCTCAAGGACAG GATGTTACACATgcaggttgaggaggaagaagtgcGATGAGGGTTCTCCCATGTGCACAGCTTGCAAGCATCTTGGGCTATGCTGCGAATACAAGAGGCCAATGTGGTGGAGCAACAATGATGCGCGGAGGAAGCAGAAGGACGAAATCAAGATGATCatcaagaggaagaagctttCGGAGAAGTCGTCGCACACCATCCAGACTTCAATCAACACTCCACCTGGACTCTCGCACTCGCTCCCGACTTCCGCGACCTTTTCAGACCCGCTTGATCGCAACAGGTCTGCTTCCATTGACTCGCATTTTGGCTTCAACTTCAATAGCCCCCAGCACGGCCAGGATTTCGCGGCATTTGCGACACCACAAATACACGTCAATGGCGAGTACATGTTCCCACCCTTCTCTCCCTATGAGATCGATATGAAGACAGAGCGGCAAATCTTCATCAACGATATTCCAACCCTTCGCGAATCGACAGTATCAACCTTTAGCACATATCAGACCCCGCCGCCTCCGGGCACAATTCTCCCGTCATTCCCTCTGGAAGGTGAATGGACCGAGCAGGTGTTCTCGGAGCGGAGGGAGTCGTTGACGGAGGAGACTTTTAATGCGAACTTCTTTGACTTTGCCTGCGATCCGGCCATGGCTTCTTCACAAGTAGCAATTGAGCTGGATGACGGCGATCAGAAGCTCCTCGATCACTTTGTTCAACATGTTCTCCCAACCATTTTCCCGATTCTGGAATCAAACCAGCATGGCTCAATCAGTTCCGAGCTTGTTCTCCCATCACTGGCCAACAACAAGGGTTACCTGCACTGCTGCTTGAGCATTGCGGCGCAACACTTCAAGTCTACGATGGGTATTCAGAACGAGGAGATTGACAATGACATCATGCGTCACCGCTATGCCACCATCACCTGGCTATGCGAGGCGCTCAATCGCGATGAGAACCACCAGCCAATTCTCGATGCAACTCTTGGCTTGATCTTCTTCCAGTGCATAGTTGGCCGTCCTGAGGACACTCTTCCCGATATTCCCTGGCACCAGCATTTCCAAGCCGTAGTATCGCTCGTGCAAAAGCTGGATCTCGCCGGACTTGTTTCGGATATCACCAAGCCACTGGCACATACACCATTTAACATGACTCTTACGTCGTGGATTGACATTTTGGGCGCCACGATGCTAGGCAGCTCCCCCTTGTTCGCGCACACCTACCGCAACAAACATCTTTCGATCAACAACCACTCGCTCGGCTTGCGCGAACTGATGGGCTGTGAGGATCGCGTTATGTATCTCATTTCGGAGATTGCTTGCCTTGAGTCGCTGAAGAATCAAGGCATGGACGACATCACACTTTGCCAGCACGTCCGTGGCCTTGGCGACGAAATCAGCAACACCGAGGTCAACGAGGGTACGCTCGTCGAGCCTTACAACGCCAACGGGACTCTGAGCCCCAAGCAACTGAGCAAGAACATCACGGCCGCCTTCCGTCTTGCTGCTCGCATCTACCTCTGCAGCCTCGTCCCGGGCTTTTACCCTGCTCAGCCCAGCTGCATGGGTCTCGTGGAGAAGCTCACCGCGGTTCTCCAGCTGATCCCCTCGGGTGTCAACGGGTACGACCGCTCACTCACCTGGGTCTACTTGATTGGTGGATCCGTCAGCGTGCCCGGCTCATCTTTCCGCGACTTCTTCGAGAACCGCGTCGCCCAGCTCGGCGACGTGGCCAACTCAGGCAGCTTCGGCCGCATGACCGTCCTCCTTCGCGAGGTCTGGCTTCAGTATGAGGCGATCctcgcggcggcggaggcggccgCGGGcacttcttctttatcttctgagaccccacaacaacagcagcaagtCAACGCACATTACGTCCGCTGGCGGGAGGTTATGCAGATCAAGGGATGGGATTACTTGCTTATctaa